In Embleya scabrispora, the DNA window ACGGGCGGTCGGTGCTGCAACTGGCCGACGACCCCGAGGACTTCGAGCGGCTGGCCGACGTGCGGGCGAGGTTGCTGGCCGCGCGCGGGGAGCGGGAGCGGCCGGGGCGCGACGACAAGGTCGTGGCCGCGTGGAACGGGCTCACGATCGCCGCGCTGGCCGAGGCCGGCACCCTGTTCTCCCGCCCGGACCTGCTCGACGCCGCGCTCGCGGCGGCCGACCTGCTGGTCGCGGTGCACCTGGGCGGCGACGAGGACGACGAGCTGGGCGACCGGCTGGTGCGCACCTCGCGCGACGGCCGGCCCGGGCCGAACGCCGGGGTCCTGGAGGACTACGCGGACGTGGCCGAAGGGTTCTTGGCGCTGTACGCGGTGACCGCCGACGACGCGTGGCTGACCTTCGCCGGGGTGCTCGTGGACGTGATCCTCGGGCACTTCACGGACGAGGACGGCGCGCTGTACGACACCGCCGACGACGCGGAGGAGCTGTTCCGCCGCCCGCAGGACCCCACCGACGGGGTCACCCCCTCGGGCTGGACCGGCGCGGCCGGCGCCCTGCTCGGCTACGCGGCGTATCTGGGCTCGGCCGAACACCGCGAGGCGGCCGGACGCGCGCTCGGCGTGGTCCGGGTGCTGGCGGCCCAGGCGCCGCGCGGGATCGGCTGGGGCCTGGCGGTCGCCGAGGCGTGGCTGGACGGCCCGCGCGAGATCGCCGTGGTCGGCCCGCGCGACGACGACGCGACCTGGGCGCTCTACCTGACCGCGCTGATGACCACCGCGCCCGGCGCCGTGGTCGCGATGGGCGACCCGGCCGAGGACCCGCCGGTGCCGCTGCTGCGCGACCGCACGCCGGTGGGCGGCAGGCCGGCGGCGTACGTGTGTCGGCACTTCACCTGCGACGCGCCGGTGACCGACCCGGAGCACCTGGCCGACCAGGTCCTGGCCAAGGCGGTGGCCCGAGCCTGAACCCGCCGGTTCCCGCCGGTCCCCGCCCCACCCGGCCCGAACCGGGCGGGGACCGGGCCGGCATCAGGGCCCGTCCCGCAACCCCGCCTCCAGGATCCCCAGCGCCCGGTCGACCAGCACCGCCGGATCCCCGACGCAGCCGCCCTCCGCCCAGGTCAGGATCGCGTCCGACATCGCCGCGTTGATCGCCGAGACGGCCACCCGGAGGTCGAAGTCCCGCGCCGACCGCCCGGTCCGGGCGGCGTACGCCTCGGCCATCAGGCTCCACGACTCCATCTGCTGCTCGTAGCTGCGCCGCCGCAGCGCCGGCACGCGGACCACGAGCGACATCCGGGTGACCATCTCCTCGCCCTCCTCGCGCATGATCCGGCGCAGCGCGTCCACCACGCCGGTGCGCACGATCCGGATCAGGCTGGTGCCCTCGGGGGCGCTGCGCAGGATCTCCACGAGCAGCGGGTCGTACTCGTCGGTGAGTACGACGTCCTCCTTGCTCGGGAAGTAGCGGAAGAAGGTGCTCGGCGAGATCTCCGCGGCCTCGGCGATCTGGTCCACGGTGGTCGCGTCGTAGCCGTGCTCGCGAAAGAGCCGATAGGCCTCGCGACGGATCGCCCGCCGGGTCTTGATCTTCTTGCGCTCGCGCAGCCCCGCGGGGGCGACGGGCAGGTCAGGGATGGAGGACTCCTTCGCGGTCATGGTCCGATTCTCCCGGTCCACCCGCGCCGTCTCCTCCCGGTCCACCCGCGCCGTCCGTCGGCGCCGGGGTCGTCGCGGCGCGGCGGGGCAGGAAGACCGCCACCGCGGCGGCCAGCACCAGTGTGGTGACGCCGCAGATCAGCAGGCTCGAGTTCATCCCGTGCACGAACGCGTCGCGGGCCGAGTCGAGCAGCGCGGGGTCGGCGCCGTGGCCGGCCACCTTCGCCGCGCCGCCGATCGACTCGCGCGCGGTGTCGGCGACCGGTTCGGAACGCCCGCCGGTGTCGATCCGGTCCACGTAGGCCGACGCGAGCACGCTGCCCAGGATGGCCACCCCGAGCGCGCCCGCGACCTGGCGCAGGGTCTGTACCAGGGCCGACCCCATCCCGGCGCGCTCCGGCGCGACGCCCGCCATCACCGCGTCCATCGCGGGCACCAGGGACAACCCGAGGCCCATCCCCGTCGACACCAGCCAGCAGGCCGTCCACCCGTAGCCGTCGTCGGCCGAGCCGGTCGCGCCCAGCAGCAGCCCGCAACCGAGCAGGAACATCCCGCTGGGGATGACCACCTTGTAGCCGAAGCGCGGCGCGACCCTGTCGCTCGCCAGCGCGGTCACGAACAGCCCGCCGAGCAGCGGCAACAGCCGCAGACCGGTGCCCAGCGCACTGCTTCCGTCCACGCCCTGGAAGCGCTGCGGAACCAGGAACAACACGCCCGACATGGCGAACGACGGCACCAGCGCGGAGATCGTGGCCCACAGGAAGTTGCGGTCGCGGAAGAGCCCGAAGTCGATCATCGGCTGCCGGGCCCGGCTCTCGCGCACCGCCACGCTCGTCGCGAGCAGCGCCGCCGCGCCGAACAGGGTGAGCACCCGGGCGTCGCCCCAGCCCCACTCGGGCGCCTCGATCACCGCGAAGATCAGCGTGGTCAGCGCGGCGGTCACCAGGACCGTGACCGCCACATCCACCCTGGGCGCGTCGGCGGAGCGGGAGACCGGCAGCAGGAATCCGCAGACCAGCAGGGCGAGCCCGACCATCGGGATGTTGATCAGGAACACCGATCCCCACCAGAAGTGCTCCAGGAGCAGCCCGCCCAGGATCGGTCCGAGCGGGATGCCGAGCGCGGTGCTCGCGGCCCAGATCGAGATGGCCCGGCCACGCTCGGCGGCGGGGAAGAGCGAGGGCAGGATGGACAACGACAGCGGCATGATGAACGCGCCGCCGACGCCCATCAGCGCGCGGGCCGCGATCACCCCCTCGACCGAGCCGACGAGCGCGCCGACCA includes these proteins:
- a CDS encoding TetR family transcriptional regulator, whose product is MTAKESSIPDLPVAPAGLRERKKIKTRRAIRREAYRLFREHGYDATTVDQIAEAAEISPSTFFRYFPSKEDVVLTDEYDPLLVEILRSAPEGTSLIRIVRTGVVDALRRIMREEGEEMVTRMSLVVRVPALRRRSYEQQMESWSLMAEAYAARTGRSARDFDLRVAVSAINAAMSDAILTWAEGGCVGDPAVLVDRALGILEAGLRDGP
- a CDS encoding MFS transporter, whose amino-acid sequence is MEATTDEPSRTSEAEGPPDPRRWWALGALVVGLLVVGLDTTIINVAMPTMSDRLGASTGDLQWIADSYIVVFAALMLPAGLIGDRYGRRRFLLVGLAVFGVGSMVGALVGSVEGVIAARALMGVGGAFIMPLSLSILPSLFPAAERGRAISIWAASTALGIPLGPILGGLLLEHFWWGSVFLINIPMVGLALLVCGFLLPVSRSADAPRVDVAVTVLVTAALTTLIFAVIEAPEWGWGDARVLTLFGAAALLATSVAVRESRARQPMIDFGLFRDRNFLWATISALVPSFAMSGVLFLVPQRFQGVDGSSALGTGLRLLPLLGGLFVTALASDRVAPRFGYKVVIPSGMFLLGCGLLLGATGSADDGYGWTACWLVSTGMGLGLSLVPAMDAVMAGVAPERAGMGSALVQTLRQVAGALGVAILGSVLASAYVDRIDTGGRSEPVADTARESIGGAAKVAGHGADPALLDSARDAFVHGMNSSLLICGVTTLVLAAAVAVFLPRRAATTPAPTDGAGGPGGDGAGGPGESDHDREGVLHP